The Lytechinus variegatus isolate NC3 chromosome 1, Lvar_3.0, whole genome shotgun sequence nucleotide sequence ATTTGTTAATATCAGTCCCACGTGCCTATATTTTTGTTACTGTTGTCTTTTTGAGTTTTATAGTATACAAGTCCCGTCAGATGAACGTCAGAATTCGAAGTTCAAACATTGATATAAACAATGAACTTTTGATAACCACTTTATGGTACAATATTCGCTTTAATACTAATATGTATTTGATAGTGCTATAATGTTTTAGATCTACCTAACCCAggccagggaactcccgcccgcccAGGATCTTACGTGCAATTTggggcgctaatgcagtttctcACCGGCCGATTACCGGTTACCAGCACACCTCATCACCAatacttgttcccaaatgtcatgacaagtctctcagtgacatttcgatgtcaatatatccaccacttttcaaaatattgtgatcgggaatggctaTATTTCGacttcgatctcaacgtcgttgatcgacacggcgtagacatcgcttcgcTGATCGCTTGAATTCACCGTGCTCCGTAATGTTggtatgaactgaagttagcaaccaaatcatgcgaaaatgtggcgaacaaactgccagcataccgcatgcgaatctatgttcgcatgatttggttgcttcagttcatatcatatcaacattatggtgcacggtgaatccaagcgatccgcgaggcgatgtctacgccgtgtcggtcaacgacgttgagataaaatattaacatcgaaatgtCACTGAttgacttgtcatgacatttgggaacaaatattggtgatgaggtatgctggtaaccggccggtgcaaaactgcattagcgcccaatttggcatactcacctgacaagcgtgaagtatggtcaaaataattctccgaataaatagttaaaacagaaatcaagcacttaccatgattatatggatgatggtctaacgagtggcagtttttctgacatctggggcctgatgggcacagactggaacctcaaaaaacgaaaagttctctccttctacccccgtctcgatcggccatttttgttatgaattgtaacaaaatggccgatcgagacgggggtagaaggagagaacttttcgttttttgaggttccagtctgtgcccagatgtcagaaaaactgccactcgttagaccatcatccatataatcgtggtaagtgcttgatttctgttttaactatttattcggagaattattttgaccatacttcacgcttgtcaggcaCAACGGcaaattgtccatagactgtgtacaacggatggatcgtctccgcacagcgattctaagaccgctgattggtcaatcgcgcagatcacgtcatgatcaCGTGGTccgaaaaataattccttcggactgcgtgcggaagtatcgatagcgataacgatatccggtcacgatgtgtacgcggtaaatggtcttggttcgtgattggatcgctccggtatcgatcaaaaattatcgaaactctgcaatttcatgcatattcacgcgacgctccgaaacccggaagccaattgactttgtgcacgttgcgatagactctacaaattccaacgaacacgatgacatatagacgctaatttgtaagattttgacggaaaagcaaaaagtaatcgaaattctcttacctgtgcggtatcggtgagaaaatagatcctctgagaatacctttcataattcatataaaatacgcgaaagtgaaattctaggtcgattttggtacgaggtgatagagaattgcacacttgttttggtggaattctgtgtggggaaataaaaggcttgcactgcgcatgcttactatattttcattcataaattggttctcggcagtggctggatgacgtcatgtaataagcaaaaatgtacacgaccgctacgttcacgctccgctatccgttgtacacaatttgtCGCtgtgtcaggtgagtatgcctttACACGTAAGATCCTGGGCTCTACGATCTACAGTACTTACCGGTAGTTAGATTTGGATGAGTGGCCAGTGGTCACCACTGTCACTGACTCTGAGTGACTGACTTCACTCGAGTCCGACCTTGATTGATTGACCTGTCTTGTAGTAGTATGTTGTTAGATAGGACTAAAAATCatgtggcattttaaagtttatttgaataaatacatgCACCATTAGTGCGTGTGGGGGTAAATATTTGTATCCCATTTACCTAATAAGTTTGGGCTCAAAACTGTAATTGTAAAGAAAagttatgttataatttttggcCAAGTTTAATCTTGGGAAAATAGACGGTGCGTGTAGTGCAATGGCATCTCGTCCCTGGCTCCATGGAGATTAAGCACGTCAGTGGTATTACTTTTAATCTCCAGGAGCCTCCTGGGCAATGTCTGAGCAAATCAGCTGTTTGTGTGACTGACGTGTGAGTGTGAGAATTTAATGCAATGGTTtaatgaaagggggggggggtagaagctGAAGTTggattgaaaattaaaaattcagTATTATCTCCGTCCACTTCGTACAGCAGTCatgctttattcagtcacacgcatcGACATGGCctggttccctatttccacctccattcactttgtacctGTAGAATTGCACGCGTACAAAATCGATGAGTGGTTCCCAAATCCATGATTTGCCCAATTCTGCCAAAGCTTAATTTTAAGTTGTTATTCTGAAGAGTAAGTGTGCCCAAACTCTCATCTAAACATAGGACTGGAATCAAATATGAattgagattgaaaaaaaaccaaTAAACATCGTTGCTCTATGACTatgtctgcgcacccattctTTTTACacatgatcttttttttttgcaagggAGATAGTATTTTGGCACCCTTGCAAGAAATGtctgaaaatgttaaaattttcatAGCTCTTTATTGAATATCTGTGTATGTGTATtacatgtgtaaagtttgtgaTTGATGCATGTCttatttgcatgttttttttttttttggggggggcaagattttattataataaacaaCAACAAGAGTTATAATACAATATCCTTGTTGgtaatgatatttatttctgatttcTGTACTAATAATTACTTTCTGAGTGATATTTCAGAGAAAAGTAAGAGGTTATTTTTCATGTAACTGCAGCACTAATTGAAATAGACCTAAAGATAAAGTTCTGGGGCCCACTGCATAAaacttttacctgagaaaactcaggttgtttttactggagtttttgccctgtatTAAAGTcgtggcagaaatcagactaatcttagttttcagtttttaccagagttttctcaggtaaaaagttttatgcaacaggccccagatgcAACCATAAGAGTGTTGTGATTaatttgttaaaggggaatccagccttggtcatcaaatgttgtgttggaatgGAGAAAAATAGATAAGACAGAGTGGTGacagtttgaaagaaatcagacaggcaataagaaagtaatggcTGTTTTACAGTCAGTAGGCAGGTCCCCCAatagtggcttctttcatccaagtgatattcatgacttgaaaAGTTTTGCATACTTAATgtgcttgatgcggaccaaaacacctcttttcattcggtcattgttgctctaattgtgcatccaatttcatgattttggtatcattgtaaaggagaagaatcattcttttgggtcatgtatttgaatttattcaaagattttgtaatataggttacaattttgatctaaaatatgctacaaaaataattattttcaccttagaaaagctgctattttcacacttatTTCTGTTTTTGCCttttctgtgaaccttatctaGCTAAATAGAACTCttgatttcatgcaagtacaaaatttcagaaatctcgtcttgtaccttggcgAGAAAaatgtgatcttgacccgattaaaaggtgccccATATCAAGAATGATATTGTGAGAAAGTAAAGAAGTTCAGATTTATGGtgattgaggctcaaaataaaaagttttgcacaatttgcaaaagaaaacagaggaagaaaattcagttttgaggcacattttcaggccagaaatttacttatcaaaatatatgaccaatatgaaagaataacatttactctatctgatggtgcaatgaTATTTCACTTAACTAGAGGTTATAACGGGTAAATTcttgagaaagaaaatctcatgaatcacaagattttgcaaggaggaggattcagccacgagatgatttggatgaatctggcctttttgctcattagcgtAGGGACCTGTGGTCTGACTGTTTAAAATTTAGATCCCTTAGACTATAGATTTACAATTGGCAACTGGATAAGATGCAAGGACAGTTtgcccataggccatgtacttaattatcagggatttgtggttttctcctacatgtaagtacagtaggggagatcggggttagttggaacatttttgacaaaaatggctgTAAGattcaaatagattttatttgaGAAACAAATTATCAGCTTGAAGCATATATCTAAGGGCTTCAAATGTGCCTCATAAAATTTTTAACTCTATTTTGGTTCGTGAAAAAAATCCACCTTGAACAAGACCATCGCAAatgttccaacttaccccaATACAGGGTAAGTTGGAACATGGtatggggtaagttggaacTCTGCATGGTCAATTAAGAATTATACTAAAACTTATTTGATTTTAGcctatttgctttatttttttcaagttcaaaatattttaagtgTGGATTTGTTGAACTTTATGTTTTCTATTATGCAGTCACTCACACAAGCAGACTGTGTAGTACATGTAGAATTCGACATACTTGGATGCGTTTGATTTTAAGTGTACTTTCAGCAATTTCATGTACTTCTGCATAAAATTTacaagacaaaaaataattgttaatatatttttcattaattaattatgcaaataagcatacgaaatttgccctaaattttttatttttgtatgtttttgcctttaactctatttattaagctcgtagaatgctattttttggtGAGAGTATCAATATTcacatttataacaaatatccaccaaaaattgcaagaaatataatttcttatgcattttttttaatttgtatttctttgttgtttCGAACCTTTGTTTTTTCCGATGAACATTGTCGGGACTCTTGtgatcataaatagcataaaatgAATCTATTTgaaccaacaaaagtaaaaaaattatcatacatttatgacttttggttgaaaaacacaatgtGCATTGACCTTGTACAtggaatcacgtttttgagcaattttgggtccaACATGCATGtacaaaatgttgtgtaattttgaAATTGCGCACACAggcatcacaaatttggtctcaaatgaTGCGCAAGTCTTGAAAGTGAAAAGTCAGCGGGCAGTGTAGTCAAAAGATTTTGCGCGACAGCGTAGTGACAAAATTTCTTGGGGGGGGAACTCAAATTGACCCCCAgtttgataaaataataataaataaaataaaatgatgttttagccattttatttattggagtacatggaagagtagtccttgcatTACATCACatatgcagccaatttgaagtcttcatgtgtatagtgattaccaatattcacaacttttataaattcataactttcgtattgtttgtccgatattgttcaaattttcacctatcaacttgtcttatttttctttttcctcaaGAAACAAGTTTAATTTGGGTTGGATTCTCCTTTAACAATGACTGAGACAACAGTGCATGATACACAATTCCTATGGAGTGCCATCAATTGATCAGCACAGTGGCATGACACTTTTCACCCCCTTCCCACATGATTTTACCTGAAAAGAACCTATTTGTGTTTGGTTCTTGTCTACAGATCATCAGTCTTGAAGCATATTCCTATCCTTATTTTGATGAAGATCATCCCTGGTCATGGAGGATTACAAGTATCTCTTTAAAGTTGTTCTGATCGGCAATGCTGGGGTTGGCAAAACGTGTCTTGTTAGGCGTTTCACACAGGTGAGCATTGATTGACTGTAGTGAACTAGTGGTTGTGTCCCCCCTCATAAAGCATTTTCATTCCCTATCCAATGTGTATCTTCCTGCTTTCTTTCCAATTAAGAAAAATCCCTATTCATGTATTTCAGAACAACTTTTATTCCAGATGGCAAGTGTCATTGTCTTTACAGGGGAGCTTTCCATGAAGTAAATAAGTGTATTCAGTGATTTTAATGACTATTTGTTATGAGTAAGTGAACTCTTTCATCTGATTGGTGCAGaacatatttacaaatgaaaattattcaccAGAATCTTCATGAAATACTTCCCTGTATTGTTATACTTTATATGCACAATCTGTTGGTGTAAAGTGAATAAGAGTATTTCTTAAATTAGATTGCAATTTTAAGATGGACGGTTCTTGATAACaattgattttgagattttgtTGCTTTTTATTTCAGGGCTTATTTCCACCTGGACAAGGTGCTACTATAGGTGTTGATTTCATGATAAAGACGATAGAGATCGGTGGAGAAAAGGTCAAGGTAAGCTGGGTGATTACGCCTGAGAATCATTCAGAAAAACTCCCGCAATCGGAAACGTATCTTTTTCAATTGTTCTTTTATTTGCCCCTCTGTGAATAGTgacattttgttgaatttttttttatatacatgtgaACAGCCAGTGTATAATTGATGTATAATTAAGAGCAGTGATATTTCACTTGAAATATATCAATGAGAATGTTGGGTTCGAGAAAGTCTCTGAAAAGACCAAGACAATGATTTCAGAGACAGACATTCGTATCCTAGAATCGGCTGAGACCAAGTTGAAACATGAGACAAACGTGTTAATAGTCCTAGTACAACTAATATTCtgaacaaaaacattttattcCCCTACCATATCAGAGATTAAACATTTGCATGACAACATGTTACTCATTGATTCAGTATGAATGTATTACTCCTGGCTTATGTTTGGCAATTACTTGAAGGGCCCTCTGGGTTCAGTATTTAGCAAAAAAAGAAACGTATAGACATCCAAGGAATCTGAACATTGATAATTAGTAGTAGTCAATCaatattctataaaaaaaaatgttcacgcGATGCATTGTTTTTAATACCCTAATCGTTGAACTTGTTATAATGTGCCAGAATAATTGCAGTTCTATGGCATTCATGTGACCCGTCAcctcaaaaccaacaataagttaAAGTAGCTCaggaaggttctctgtaaatagccaaaatagtcatttggtcttcaaaaagtaaagaaattatCTGAAATAGTAATTCTTTTCCTTCATACTGTTAAAATTTCAACTTGTGAAgttgaatagaaaacaagatggaaGAGTTTTTTATACGCCCGTCTCgacgggacgtattatggtatcacgctcgatgtccgtccgttaacttttccttgtaagcgcaataacttcagtttaatttAACcttggctcatataatttggtgtgtttgATACTACCATGAATCCCAGGAAGCCCATatattttgaggtcaaaaggtcaaagttcaaggtcacactgacatgttttcatcttacccttctgaagtccttgttaacgtgataactttagttgaacttaacctaggctcatataatttggtgtgtatgatactagcatagatcctagcaattctatcgattttgaggtcagaaggtcaaaggtgaagtcgccatcttccacttttcttgcgtGACCAATAGCTCCAATTCCCGTGTTACAGACTGGTGTATCATTTACTCGCCGTAGCAACACTTTTGTTGACATATAGTTTTGTGGACTGCTAGGAATTCTGAGATTGCACTTTGTACAAACGTtattttctccttattctttGAAGCCTTCAGTAAATTTGTTCTGCTTTTGATGAAGTATTTGTGCaggttattatttatttattttgacatATTATGTAGCAGTTAGAAGCTGAGAATgctttttttaatctaaaattcATATTGAGTGACATATTGTTGGTTTAGGAGTGGCTGGTCACTTGGGTGTTTTATTTGGTGCCAATCAGTGATAGTGGTTTATACACTTTTCCTTCTCTATCCCTTGTAGTTACAAATATGGGATACTGCAGGTCAGGAGAGGTTTCGTTCAATCACTCAGAGTTATTATCACAGTGCAGATGCACTGGTACTAGTCTTTGACGTGACatcaaaagaaagtttcaatGCGCTACCAAGCTGGTTGAGAGAGGTAGAGCAGTATGCCAGTCCTAAGGTCATATCCGTTTTAGTAGGTAAGTCActtcaatgataataaaaataataataatatgcaacatgtatatagcgcttaatacaaatgtttctaagcactgcatactattaccccggctttagcatggctactcTGATCGGGCACAtggagcattcaaggaattccttcctaccgggtacccatttactacacctgggtcaagagtggcaaatgtagattaCACGtattgccaaaggacgctagggcTGCATTGGGATTTGAACCCGGTACTTTATGGTTGAAAATctgaagacttatccactgagccataATACCTctacaataatgatgatgatgaacagcatttgtatagcactATTTGTTGGTGAGAAACATTCAATGGCACTAGCTCGAACAAGATGTCTCACATTCACACAGTTGGATGAAAAGATGGGCCTTTGATTCGAATAGATGAGTGAAATAGATTGGTAGAGAATTCCAAGGACGTGGAGTATCCGAAGAAAATGCTCTTCCGATTTTCAGACCACCTTtcaaattatttgtaaaatCTATGACTTATACACCTGTGACCGCCAAATATCTTGGAACCATGGAAATCTGTTAAGCGTGGATGAAATGTGACAAGAAGATGTTATGTTAGATCTGCTTAATCTGTTCTGTTTGGCGATTATTATTCAACTTATGCAGAGCCTTCTGTATTTCCAGAGATGCCGAATTCAAAGACCAGTGATGCATGGGATTTTAGGCAGGGAACCGTGACTCAATGTGAGATCACCATAATTGAGAATTATGAGAATATTGGAAAGGTTCTTGTACAGGTGTgagatatgggggggggggggatgagcaAGAGTGTAAAGTGTGGGAGTCATTTTGCATGACGATTTTTCAGTACCTGCCTCATCCTGCTATAAATTACTGAGATGAGAATGTAAAACTCAGACATTATCCCTATTGTCCTAATACACTTTGTTGTGGTCAAAGGAAATGATATCCCCCCCTTCCAATTGACCTGATGAATGGTAGCCTTAAAGGAAACATCTTGCTACAGTTCAGGAGGTGAATAAGGTTTTCTTAGCAATACTTCAGTTAGACCAGTCACGGAGGTGATCTTTTACAGGCCACTTTgattatataattattcatatcaTCAAATGTGTTATTCTTATTTTATAACAATAAtgttaaataaaattttcaccATAGGATGTACTTGGTGAATGTAGCAAATGATATTCTATATGTAGGTGGgtgattcataaagctgttcataaagttgCTTTACGGATGACTGGAACATCttcttacatgtaggtcataactcaattacaaaGGAATATCACATagtacaagaaaggatcaccagtcggcGTAAAGtcatatcttacaaacagctttatgaaacacccacctgaattGCAATTTTCCATCACTGTCGACAGGTACAAACGTCATACAAGTATATTTCtatcaatttaaattttttAGAGTAAAATCACCTtgtctgaattaaaaaaatgtaatattccaTAGAAAGTGGAACTGAATTGCATGTTTAGTCTTTAAGTGCAGGTttagttttcagaatacccaCCCAATGTGTTGAAAACCTCTCTGATTCTGATTTTCTCTGTGTTTGAAATGTATTTATGTCGGTAATGAAATGGGGGGttcgtggtctagtggtaatGGCACTcactttcaatctgagggacatgggtCTGATCCTAAGCCATGGTgttttttccttcagcaagaaatgtaccCATACTGTGTTTTGCTCAAGCCAGGtgaggtgaggtgaatgggtacccggtaggaaggaattccttgaatgcttgagtgccTGATCAAGGTACATGTAGCCGTACTAAAGCTGGGtgataataacattattatgtTAAGCAGGGCTTGCTTGAAGAATaattttcggaactgaagtgtcTACCCTGGTAAAACAtgacattatttattttctttttgatgtGAAGGTAATAAAATTGACCTTGCCAAGGATAGAGAGGTGAACGAAGAAGATGGACAAAGCTTTGCAGATTCCCACTCGATGCGTTTCCTGGAGACATCAGCCAAAGAGTCTGACAATGTGGATCGCCTCTTCCTGGACATTGCAGTTGAATTAACCAATAATGTAAGAAATGGTGAGATCAGACATGATGATCATGAAGATATCATCAAAGATACTACTTCAGTCTCAACATGCTGTAAAGGCTGACTCTTCCTGTCCTGTTGTAAAATGCTTCTTGTTAATCTGTTTCTTCAACT carries:
- the LOC121410104 gene encoding ras-related protein Rab-30-like gives rise to the protein MEDYKYLFKVVLIGNAGVGKTCLVRRFTQGLFPPGQGATIGVDFMIKTIEIGGEKVKLQIWDTAGQERFRSITQSYYHSADALVLVFDVTSKESFNALPSWLREVEQYASPKVISVLVGNKIDLAKDREVNEEDGQSFADSHSMRFLETSAKESDNVDRLFLDIAVELTNNVRNGEIRHDDHEDIIKDTTSVSTCCKG